In the Bacillus amyloliquefaciens DSM 7 = ATCC 23350 genome, GTATTCCTGTCCCCAGTGTGTTTGAACAATGACGAGGTCTGCATTCTTTTTGGCTTTAGAGATCATTGGAATAAACAGCTCAGGATCGGCCGGAAGCACACCCGGCGCATTCCGTTTAGCTGCAAAGCCTTTTCCGGAAACATCTGTGAATCCTAACGTTGCGATTTTGACTCCGTTTACATCTTGATATGAAATGTTCTCCTCGGCTTCTTTAAGCGTCAGGCCTGCACCGACAAGTTCAAGGTTCTGCTTTGAAAATTCTTCAACCGTATCCCGCATTCCTTGAGGGCCGTAATCCATCGCATGGTTGTTGGCTGCCGTCAAAACGGTGAAATTCATGTCCTTCAATACTTTTACGGCATCTTTGTTTGACTGAAGGTGGATATTTTTTTCTGCTTCTTTGTAGTTCTTTTTATATGTTACCGGGTTTTCAAAGTTCCCCGACACATAATCGGATGCTTCGAAGAATGGCTTTGCGTAGCGGAAGACGCTTTCCGTTCCGTTATGCTTTGTCACTTTCTCCACATTCCGGCCCATCATAATATCTCCGACGAATGAGGCTGACACAAGGTCATCGGCATTTCTTTTCACACTCGGCGTCTCCGCCTTCCCTGTCAGGATGCAGACGAACATCAGGCAAAAGACGATCGGCAGTGCGATAAAAACGTGAAGATTAGTCTTCTTTTTCTGCTGTTTGGTCAGCTTCAGCAGTTTTTCTTGAAAGGTTAATTGTTTTTTCATCGTTTGACACACCTTACATTAGATTAAGTAGTAAGCAAACATAATGGCAAAAGTTGCGCCGCTTAAGAACAGCGTGCTGGCAAATGTAATCGTTAATCCCTGTTTCTGAATGGTGTTGGCGATCAGACCCGGTACAATGATACCGATTCCGCGGAATTCTGATATCTCAAACGGTACGATCGGGTAAAGAAAATCAAGTGCGATTTTTAAGCAGATTCCCGTAATCAGCATTGCTGCGAATTTTCTGCGTCCGTACAAAATCATAAATCTGGATAAACCGTATTTGACGATGACGTATGTAAGAAGACTCACTAACAGCACGAGTAAAATAAAGACCGGCTGGTTAAAAACGAGTCCTAAATAACCCGGTACGACTAAACCGGCAGGTACGATACCTGTTTTTTCCGCAAAAATTAAACTGATTAACACGCCTAAAATAAGTGAGATATATAAATCTGATCCGAACATTTATCCTTTTCCTCCTAGCTAACGAGCTGTTTCACCTTATACTCTTGGATTTTTTCAATTAATGGTTCCGCTGAACCGTGGATATTGCCGACGCCATATATGACACGGTTTTGCATTCTTGTTTTCAGCACGTCCATGATTTCGTCTGTTGATTTATATTCCAGATCGTGCAGTGTATCAGCAGGAATCTTGCCTTCTTCATAAGCTCTGACGATCGGTTCTGTTGTCTCGCCGATGAGAATGAGTTCCTTCGTTTTAATGTACGGAAGCACGTCGTTGGCAAACTGAATCGTTCTGTCCACGCGGTCGGCACGGCAGTTCATGATAACAATCGGTTCATCTGTCGGGTAGCCGATTTCCTTTACACGTTTCCATATATTTAAAGTAGAAGATGCATCATTTGCGGCAAAGCCGTTTACGAAATGACCGGGCTCCTTCGTGCTGAGCAGCGGGAGAATTCTCATGGCGCCAGGATCAGGCGGCGCATTCAGCATTCCTTTAAACGCTGTTTCTTCATCTATACCAAGAGCTTGGGCAACACCGAGCGCAAGGGAAGCGTTATCAGGAAAGACCATATATTCGAATTTCCGCAGGTATTCATCAGTAATTTTAGAGTTATCCGCAATAATAACTTCGGTATTCCGCTCTGCGGCTTTTTCTTTAAAGAAATCTGTGTATTCACTGTCTGCAATCACAAGATGGCCGTTATATGGAATCGTCGCGGTAAATGCTTCAGCAATTTCATCAAGCGTCGGCCCCATAACGTCCATATGGTCTTCAAGCACATTCACGATGACGCCGATGTTGGCTTGAAGCAGTTCTTCCTGAAAGATAATCTGATAATCCGGGTTTACCGCCATACATTCACTGACAATGGCATTGGCGCCCCGCTCTACGGTTTCCTTCATTACCTCTTTTTGCTCGCCGATATTCGGGCCCTGCGGTTTCCGTTTGATCGGTTTCTCCTCAGGTGTATCCCAATAGATCATCCTTGCATCTGTTCCCGTCGTTTTTCCGACTGTTTTGTAGCCCGCCTCCATCAGTATTCCGGTCGTCAGCCTCGTTACGGTTGACTTGCCGCGGATACCATTAATATTGACGCGTACTGGCAGAGCATCGATATTCTTCTGATGCCGCCTTTTTTCAATGATTCCGATGATTAGTACGGCAGCACAGGCTATAATGAGTAACCACATTGATTTTTGACATCTC is a window encoding:
- a CDS encoding CapA family protein, whose translation is MKKQLTFQEKLLKLTKQQKKKTNLHVFIALPIVFCLMFVCILTGKAETPSVKRNADDLVSASFVGDIMMGRNVEKVTKHNGTESVFRYAKPFFEASDYVSGNFENPVTYKKNYKEAEKNIHLQSNKDAVKVLKDMNFTVLTAANNHAMDYGPQGMRDTVEEFSKQNLELVGAGLTLKEAEENISYQDVNGVKIATLGFTDVSGKGFAAKRNAPGVLPADPELFIPMISKAKKNADLVIVQTHWGQEYDNDPNDRQRQLARAMSDAGADIIVGHHPHVLEPIEMYHGTVIFYSLGNFVFDQGWTRTRDTALVQYHLQKNGTGRFEVTPMNIHEATPAPVKKGSINHKTIIRELTKESNFKWSVKDGKLTFDVDHSDILKKKAE
- the pgsC gene encoding poly-gamma-glutamate biosynthesis protein PgsC, with the translated sequence MFGSDLYISLILGVLISLIFAEKTGIVPAGLVVPGYLGLVFNQPVFILLVLLVSLLTYVIVKYGLSRFMILYGRRKFAAMLITGICLKIALDFLYPIVPFEISEFRGIGIIVPGLIANTIQKQGLTITFASTLFLSGATFAIMFAYYLI
- the pgsB gene encoding poly-gamma-glutamate synthase PgsB, with protein sequence MWLLIIACAAVLIIGIIEKRRHQKNIDALPVRVNINGIRGKSTVTRLTTGILMEAGYKTVGKTTGTDARMIYWDTPEEKPIKRKPQGPNIGEQKEVMKETVERGANAIVSECMAVNPDYQIIFQEELLQANIGVIVNVLEDHMDVMGPTLDEIAEAFTATIPYNGHLVIADSEYTDFFKEKAAERNTEVIIADNSKITDEYLRKFEYMVFPDNASLALGVAQALGIDEETAFKGMLNAPPDPGAMRILPLLSTKEPGHFVNGFAANDASSTLNIWKRVKEIGYPTDEPIVIMNCRADRVDRTIQFANDVLPYIKTKELILIGETTEPIVRAYEEGKIPADTLHDLEYKSTDEIMDVLKTRMQNRVIYGVGNIHGSAEPLIEKIQEYKVKQLVS